In one Cyprinus carpio isolate SPL01 chromosome B2, ASM1834038v1, whole genome shotgun sequence genomic region, the following are encoded:
- the LOC109048575 gene encoding neurogenic differentiation factor 6-B-like, producing the protein MLTVPFEDPDMMRDSQFGATFTRQETPGSAELKETEDDNTDREEEEREEDENGVPKKKGPRKKKFSDGHTDRVKLRRQEANARERGRMHGLNDALESLRKVVPCYSKTQKLSKIETLRLAKNYIWALSETLSAGKRPDLLAFVQTLCKGLSQPTTNLVAGCLQLNARNFLTDHNGDVSFSGRPQYDSLYPYPNAEMATPTGLSSGPRDGVKPFRPYNYYASYESYYDSASPESSSPHFDGQMSPPINYNGIFSLKKHEEQVEYNKNCHYGMRYCNVPGRGSMYRVSPDSHFPYDLHPRSQSFQSQDELNTGFHN; encoded by the coding sequence ATGCTAACCGTACCATTTGAAGATCCAGACATGATGCGCGACTCTCAGTTTGGTGCCACCTTCACCCGTCAAGAGACACCCGGCAGCGCCGAGCTCAAGGAGACAGAGGACGACAACACGGacagagaagaggaggagagagaggaggacgAGAACGGTGTCCCTAAGAAGAAGGGTCCGCGTAAAAAGAAATTCTCCGACGGTCACACCGACCGCGTCAAACTGCGCCGGCAAGAAGCGAACGCGCGGGAGCGCGGCCGCATGCACGGCCTCAACGACGCGCTGGAGAGCCTGCGCAAAGTCGTGCCGTGCTACTCCAAGACGCAAAAACTCTCCAAGATCGAGACGCTGAGGCTGGCCAAGAATTACATATGGGCTCTATCTGAGACTCTGAGCGCGGGAAAGAGACCCGACCTACTGGCGTTTGTGCAGACCCTGTGTAAGGGCTTGTCACAGCCTACTACTAACTTGGTTGCTGGTTGCCTGCAGCTGAACGCCAGAAATTTCCTCACGGATCACAACGGGGACGTGTCGTTCTCTGGCAGGCCTCAGTACGATTCTCTGTACCCGTATCCGAACGCTGAGATGGCCACGCCCACCGGCCTCAGCTCTGGGCCCCGCGACGGCGTCAAGCCGTTCCGCCCGTACAACTATTACGCGTCCTATGAGTCCTACTACGATAGCGCCTCTCCAGAGAGCAGCAGCCCTCATTTTGACGGCCAAATGAGTCCCCCGATTAATTACAACGGGATTTTCTCGCTTAAAAAGCACGAGGAGCAAGTCGAGTACAATAAGAACTGCCATTATGGGATGAGATACTGTAACGTTCCCGGTCGGGGCTCCATGTACCGCGTTTCCCCAGACAGCCATTTTCCTTATGACTTACATCCCCGCAGCCAATCGTTCCAGAGCCAGGACGAATTAAATACGGGTTTCCATAATTAA